A genomic stretch from Arachis stenosperma cultivar V10309 chromosome 3, arast.V10309.gnm1.PFL2, whole genome shotgun sequence includes:
- the LOC130965776 gene encoding uncharacterized protein LOC130965776 yields the protein MSIMLPPLTHISNTNSLLLLSNVGDCACAICPRVTLKVQPQVSVVKTEVPKSTFVCSSQRVLPVQELHIISADDEESVGVEEYNQSKVNIDSLELSYVNNGNEAGGLSDFVEPQNKEILKERIRRMRIGLANKGKVPWNKGRKHTAETRERIRIRTLEALRDPKIRKKMAEHPHFHSDQIKAKISYSLRRVWQERLKSRRLGENFLLSWQQGIANAARKGASDQEELDWDSYSKIEQQLEVLQLLQAKEKKKGKKLMAIAAARNFIQSWRECIATAAKKGGSGEQELEWGSYQKIKQEMVLLYKLQCASEKARAKEFARVKAEKAARIKAIRKAMLAEKRKEHQERTKAKGDTKIRQSRKGKQDNIDSEVTKEFKLACKLTKIPVNKNIISSQVSREGDVFNSIFPTYNKLDIELIKREKLQKGVSLADQIKAARDRKAELQ from the exons ATGTCCATTATGCTTCCTCCCTTAACTCATATTTCTAACACGAATTCGCTGCTGCTCCTGAGCAATGTTGGTGATTGTGCTTGTGCAATTTGTCCCCGAGTAACACTTAAAGTACAACCTcaagtgtctgtggtgaagACTGAAGTCCCTAAATCAACATTTGTTTGTTCATCTCAAAGAGTTTTACCAGTTCAGGAGCTGCATATAATAAGTGCTGATGACGAAGAATCAGTGGGCGTTGAAGAATACAATCAGTCAAAAGTTAATATTGATTCGTTGGAATTGAGTTATGTGAACAACGGGAATGAGGCTGGTGGCCTTAGTGACTTTGTAGAACCTCAGAACAAAGAAATTCTTAAGGAGAGGATCAGAAGAATGAGAATAGGACTAGCCAACAAAGGAAAAGTACCTTGGAACAAAGGAAGGAAACACACTGCAG AGACCCGTGAGCGAATCAGGATAAGAACGTTAGAGGCATTAAGGGATCCAAAG ATACGGAAGAAGATGGCTGAACATCCTCATTTTCATAG TGATCAAATCAAGGCAAAAATAAGTTATTCGCTGAGACGTGTTTGGCAAGAGCGTCTGAAGTCAAGGCGGTTGGGGGAGAATTTTTTGCTTTCATGGCAACAAGGCATAGCAAATGCTGCTAGGAAGGGAGCAagtgatcaagaagaactagattGGGATAGCTACAGTAAGATAGAACAACAATTGGAGGTCCTCCAACTTCTTCAGgccaaggaaaagaaaaaggggaaaaagttgATGGCGATTGCTGCAGCAAGGAATTTCATTCAGTCATGGAGGGAATGCATAGCCACAGCAGCTAAGAAAGGAGGGAGTGGTGAACAAGAACTAGAATGGGGGAGCTATCAGAAGATAAAACAAGAAATGGTTCTCCTCTATAAGCTTCAATGTGCATCAGAAAAAGCAAGGGCAAAAGAGTTCGCAAGAGTAAAAGCAGAGAAAGCTGCACGGATAAAGGCAATAAGGAAGGCAATGCTTgctgaaaagaggaaagaacaCCAGGAGAGGACAAAAGCGAAGGGGGATACGAAGATCCGGCAATCTAGAAAAGGAAAGCAAGACAATATTGATTCTGAAGTTACtaaagagttcaaacttgccTGTAAATTAACGAAG ATTCCTGTAAATAAGAATATCATCAGCAGTCAAGTATCTAGAGAAGGAGatgttttcaattcaattttccCAACTTACAATAAATTGGATATAGAGCTTATCAAGAGAGAAAAGTTGCAGAAAGGAGTATCACTTGCGGATCAGATCAAAGCTGCTAGGGACAGAAAAGCCGAACTACAATGA
- the LOC130965851 gene encoding zinc finger BED domain-containing protein RICESLEEPER 2-like: MLESGLKFQKAFKRLGERDTKYALMQGGIPRNLDWDNAKHFMEFLKIFHDVTKSVSGSLLVTSSQYFHEFCKILRVFKASCGSRDPLLGSMAEKMKFKYDKYWGNIKNINMMIFPVVVLDPKYRLKFVNFSIEKLYDKDDADFLGAKVKETFSKMFECYVNANNGDKSFTSATMDSASDVGVLMATWLVNFNKYPILSQIARDVLAMPISTVALESTFSTGGRVLNNYRSSLTLKTVEALICTQNWLRASPITIDFEELIEEFEKLELEIAPTGEDDDESGVDLD; encoded by the exons ATGCTTGAAAGTGGTTTGAAGTTTCAAAAGGCGTTCAAGAGGTTAGGGGAGAGAGATACAAAATATGCTCTAATGCAAGGTGGTATTCCGAGGAATCTTGATTGGGACAATGCAAAACACTTTATGgaattcttgaaaatttttcatgaTGTTACAAAGAGTGTGTCTGGTAGTTTGCTTGTGACTTCTTCTCAATATTTTCATGAGTTTTGTAAGATCTTGCGAGTGTTCAAGGCTTCTTGTGGTAGTCGAGATCCATTACTTGGGAGTATGGCTGAGAAGATGAAGTTTAAGTATGACAAGTATTGGGgtaacataaaaaatatcaatatgaTGATTTTTCCTGTTGTGGTTCTTGATCCTAAATACAGGTTGAAGTTTGTGAACTTTAGCATTGAAAAGCTATATGATAAGGATGATGCTGATTTTTTGGGTGCAAAAGTGAAAGAGACCTTCTCCAAGATGTTTGAATGCTATGTAAATGCAAATAATGGGGATAAATCTTTTACTTCAGCAACAATGGATAGTGCATCAGATGTGGGAGTACTGATGGCGACATGGCTG GTAAATTTTAACAAGTATCCTATCTTATCCCAAATAGCTAGAGATGTCTTAGCAATGCCGATCTCGACTGTTGCTTTAGAATCGACTTTTAGCACTGGTGGAAGAGTGCTTAACAACTATAGGAGTTCTTTAACTCTAAAGACAGTTGAGGCATTGATTTGCACACAAAATTGGCTTCGTGCATCTCCAATAACAATTGATTTTGAGGAGCTTATTGAGgagtttgaaaaacttgaattag aAATTGCACCAACCGGGGAAGATGATGATGAGTCTGGTGTGGATTTAGATTAA